The following are encoded together in the Bactrocera neohumeralis isolate Rockhampton chromosome 6, APGP_CSIRO_Bneo_wtdbg2-racon-allhic-juicebox.fasta_v2, whole genome shotgun sequence genome:
- the LOC126762672 gene encoding uncharacterized protein LOC126762672 isoform X2: MQSLDSSCQEADFIINDTLKKLKGSNTSINSNSNSTTSALTSLNSSGSSSSSILRHQHPHQQLIYQQHSSLPQQTKQPQYSHYQHLQTALQCPAPSPQPQQLTTPPPPPAPLSSVTFPTKSSLLDSSLLHCNITQIPSQPPYCIFDDGTESPSEVPPAEILATSSSSSVGGGSGNIGSLDGIVLLAEPSATTSTHANTSSAVPSPSSCSSSTNLSNFNSITSPSPVVPDLLLSTPPGVNSSSSLGDSTANTSYGGIGTNAFLTSLTQSSQFSTTTATHHSNNNNITITSNNNNKKADKRPSASFSTQQQQQQHSNHSHHHQHHYQQSSTHHHPPQHLLNISSPLAGAIASSSPTSSPSKRQKISKDATSRSSPSTSTTRASTNKRDGNNTVPTNSTTTTTSGASGTISATGSSKFFNIHDKIRENYLQLLANDLNAFTETGLKQRSRAFVLERLVESEKLNTIVVNLYPGNKGYSLALHYDERQLLTANGELVHGGEASGNVPGVSGTESGLVGMGISSSANIYRGASSRNTCSSNSSSKMSLASIPPDLKCGTDFDSTAELKLKAAGRADDNSQQHEYALIEVLRWPYENDQLLQCIDREVIPDFLVDMLNAPSLTLNASQDDSEPRTYAKPNVFYAGCVIAQIRDFRQTFAISTNICDTKHVLLRPTNATIFSDIQHLASTTNMSINPTIPSMVGAAICGAEDKLQLESQLVLATAEPLCLDPDPNIGRFAINAQNARQLFNTHELRRQMKKYTQISINRKRKLDQFTHHYGLELCDYLTRLRAKPRTSSSANANTTAATAPSNNPLVSAMLTSFSSKVPRRPRDVIRPIRPPRLEYPANLKVPEQLISVEKYAKTYERPRETTDCQPQLIEEYVLETEREENAGRRVIYHIKLSIFQRPSNSEYLGELYVDRDYREGERNGESCRFSLGTRIHANRYIQQFTEIFTEEGRKAVKITHLMPGHLPKVTHTGITPEQRQALLLQQRQAALLAAQQQQQQQQHVQHTSTANVNAQHVTVASATAGGNQQTQQQQQQQHVVLVGPNGQQQHILPATVQHINTVGLQQVSQSVCGVGGSVQQQQQQQHIAITPTGSNLSKNINIVGLTASNAAAVQQVLRQQQMQQQQQQQQQQQQITTQFIDANGSTMHVQTSGVHAQQQQQQQQQTQHIQLHSVGGSNAHTTTQLSLSNGSLVLVQQHPITQSQQQQQTQTIQHAGITIQPANVQQQQQQQQQQQQKTQVITAAQLNAVAGANSALRTQLSSSVPILQAQLKAAPLLTAQQQQQLLHKSAQQQQQQSTASSNNSSNSTTLHTNPEINAIFTNIMNSANQFQQQKQQQQQQQQQQQQLQQSSNNTVSSSSNVKNSSNASIRSLLNSAPAAMTSTPVASGTFTTSTGQHQTVTLVQHTSSTPQQQQHQSIVSGDSFVQVTTQPTTVSAATTTVQQRKPTNNEVLQNLLHTNRKFNIVTSGGNIVTASTGGTTFRTAAGNLVAVNLNQATQHQNQTDGQQSQQQTTGTQAQQTHQTVRVSMSALASQLASPPAIMTNPNSANFGYTVNTLGGNGGTVNAVNAVSGTTGNSIKILNSGVQQQRVALANALRRDSSNTGAPPNAIVVGVAAPSPGSDSNASNASGFAVPQPTSATNSVGTATSLTLLGAATPSPSGSDHSQSSQTQNQVLLERLHNNSATTATAIPNMSPQQQQQQQSHAHTQYLTKTLVQSPAAAPSIHSPMSSPHPQPSPSPQHHHHQQQQQQQQQQSTASNTTTTLNLQGINLLQGAIANFPGLQNVQLQIPGLAQPLSLQLQSAVQQQPQHTSQTNAATVSCVVSGGGGNAGGGGVTASSNNNVAGGAGSSSMGQQTHIQQRSLLVSVPVSTHSQQQQQQSTQQQHTITLQAASGTQQTQNHVQHVVPPTGTIVNLPTGGTATTAGTQTVVLTNTATGGAGAGSNVGNVVGGGGTTTTMLTLPIASNANTITTTTNLTATPIVMSTQKLQLKTIKTPQQQQQQQQQQQQQHARILNQVTATAASQTQTTHQNQQPQQQQTIIIGQHLAAAPTTQQSQQQHIQVAGRTVTTTGNASLNQQLISALAKAAKQQHQHQQQAANRRRSATDVNK; this comes from the exons ATGCAAAGCTTGGATTCATCATGTCAAGAAGCTGAT TTTATAATAAATGACACGCTTAAAAAGCTTAAAGGCTCCAATACTAGCATAAATAGTAACAGTAATTCAACAACTTCAGCTTTAACATCTTTGAATTCAAGcggaagcagcagcagcagcatacTAAGGCATCAACATCCTCACCAGCAACTAATCTATCAACAACATTCTTCTCTTCCTCAACAAACCAAGCAGCCACAGTACTCGCATTATCAGCACTTACAGACCGCACTGCAGTGTCCTGCACCGTCACCGCAACCACAACAGCTCACAacaccaccgccaccaccagcaCCATTGAGCAGCGTTACATTTCCCACGAAAAGTTCGTTGCTTGACTCCAGTCTGCTACATTGTAACATCACACAAATTCCTAGCCAACCGCCGTATTGTATTTTCGACGATGGAACTGAATCGCCCAGTGAAGTTCCGCCTGCTGAAATACTCGCAACTAGTAGTAGCAGTAGTGTTGGTGGTGGCAGCGGTAATATCGGTAGCTTGGACGGAATTGTTCTACTCGCAGAGCCATCGGCCACAACATCAACGCATGCAAATACTTCGTCTGCGGTGCCATCTCCATCATCATGCTCATCATCTACAAATCTTTCCAACTTTAATTCGATCACTTCACCATCGCCGGTAGTGCCCGATTTATTGTTATCAACACCGCCGGGCGTAAATTCCTCATCATCACTTGGCGATTCAACTGCTAATACCAGTTATGGTGGCATCGGAACAAATGCATTTCTAACATCTTTAACGCAGTCATCACAATtttctacaacaacagcaacgcatcatagcaacaataataatattacaataaccagtaataacaataacaaaaaggcTGATAAACGTCCTTCCGCGTCTTTTAGTactcaacagcaacaacaacagcacagcAATCATTCACACCATCACCAACACCATTACCAGCAATCATCGACGCATCATCATCCACCGCAGCATTTGTTAAATATATCGTCGCCATTGGCAGGTGCGATCGCATCTTCATCGCCCACCTCTTCGCCTAGTAAGCGGCAGAAAATTTCTAAAGATGCAACAAGCCGATCATCACCATCAACATCAACGACGCGTGCGTCAACTAACAAACGCGATGGCAACAACACTGTCCCAACTaatagcacaacaacaacaacatctggTGCTAGTGGAACAATATCGGCGACAGGGTCATCTAAGTTTTTCAACATACATGATAAGATTcgagaaaattatttgcaattgctgGCTAACGATTTAAATGCGTTTACGGAAACTGGG CTCAAGCAGCGTTCACGTGCTTTTGTTTTGGAACGTTTAGTAGAGAGCGAAAAATTAAACACTATCGTTGTAAACCTATACCCTGGTAATAAAGGATACTCATTAGCATTACATTATGATGAGCGGCAGTTGTTGACAGCTAACGGTGAATTAGTGCATGGTGGCGAGGCGTCCGGCAATGTACCGGGCGTTAGCGGTACTGAAAGCGGGCTAGTTGGCATGGGTATCAGCTCCTCTGCCAACATATATAGAGGTGCTTCTAGTCGGAATACATGTAGCAGTAACAGTAGTAGTAAAATGAGTTTGGCCTCCATACCGCCAGATTTAAAGTGCGGCACCGACTTCGATAGTACAGCTGAATTAAAGCTGAAAGCAGCCGGTAGGGCTGATGATAATAGCCAACAACATGAGTACGCTTTAATCGAAGTATTGCGTTGGCCCTACGAGAACGATCAGTTGTTGCAGTGCATCGATCGTGAGGTAATACCGGACTTTCTAGTTGACATGTTGAATGCACCTAGCCTCACACTGAACGCTTCTCAAGATGATAGCGAACCCCGTACCTACGCTAAGCCAAATGTATTTTACGCTGGCTGCGTGATTGCGCAAATACGCGATTTTCGACAAACCTTCGCTATATCGACGAATATCTGTGATACGAAACACGTCCTCCTGCGGCCCACAAATGCTACCATTTTTTCTGATATCCAGCACTTGGCAAGCACAACGAATATGAGCATAAATCCAACAATACCCTCAATGGTTGGTGCAGCAATTTGTGGCGCAGAGGACAAATTACAACTAGAAAGTCAGTTAGTGTTGGCCACTGCGGAACCGTTGTGTCTAGATCCCGATCCTAATATTGGGCGTTTCGCCATCAATGCACAGAATGCACGTCAACTATTTAATACACACGAGTTGCGGCGACAAATGAAGAAGTATACACAGATATCGATAAATCGAAAACGGAAATTGGATCAGTTCACACATCATTACGGACTGGAGTTGTGTGATTATTTGACGCGTTTACGCGCCAAACCACGTACCAGTAGTAGTGCAAATGCCAATACTACAGCGGCAACAGCACCCAGCAATAATCCATTGGTGAGTGCCATGCTCACGTCATTCTCGTCGAAAGTGCCACGTCGTCCGCGTGACGTCATACGACCTATTCGACCGCCACGTCTAGAGTATCCAGCGAATCTAAAGGTGCCCGAGCAGCTAATAAGTGTGGAAAAGTATGCCAAAACGTACGAACGGCCACGCGAAACCACGGATTGCCAGCCGCAACTGATCGAGGAGTATGTGCTGGAAACCGAACGCGAAGAAAATGCTGGACGTCGTGTGATATATCACATAAAACTTTCGATTTTCCAACGACCCTCAAATTCTGAGTACCTGGGTGAGCTGTATGTTGATCGTGATTATCGTGAGGGGGAACGAAATGGCGAGTCGTGTCGCTTTTCGTTAGGTACACGCATACATGCGAATCGCTACATACAGCAATTCACAGAGATTTTCACCGAAGAGGGTCGCAAAGCGGTTAAAATAACGCATTTGATGCCGGGCCACTTGCCTAAGGTAACGCATACGGGGATAACACCGGAACAACGACAAGCTCTGTTGCTGCAGCAACGGCAAGCTGCTCTATtagcagcacaacaacagcaacagcaacaacagcatgtGCAACATACTTCAACCGCAAATGTGAATGCTCAACACGTGACCGTTGCATCAGCAACAGCAGGTGGCAATCAACagacgcagcagcagcagcagcaacagcacgTTGTGTTGGTAGGACCGAATGGACAGCAGCAACACATATTGCCCGCTACTGTGCAGCATATAAACACTGTCGGTCTACAGCAAGTGTCACAAAGTGTTTGCGGAGTGGGCGGTAgtgtgcaacagcaacaacaacagcaacatattGCTATTACGCCAACCGGCAGCAATTTGTCGAAGAATATCAATATTGTCGGTTTAACTGCCAGCAATGCTGCCGCGGTGCAGCAAGTATTGCGCCAACAACaaatgcagcagcagcaacaacaacagcagcagcagcagcaaattaCAACCCAATTTATAGATGCGAACGGCTCAACGATGCATGTGCAGACGAGCGGTGTGCAtgcgcagcaacagcagcaacaacaacagcaaacacaacACATACAACTACATTCGGTGGGCGGTAGTAATGCGCACACTACAACGCAACTCAGTCTCAGCAATGGTTCTCTAGTGTTAGTGCAACAACATCCTATAACGCAAagtcaacagcaacaacaaacacaaactaTACAACATGCCGGCATCACTATACAACCTGCCaacgtgcaacaacaacaacaacaacaacagcagcagcaacaaaagacTCAGGTTATCACGGCGGCTCAATTGAATGCCGTTGCTGGTGCAAATTCAGCACTGCGCACACAACTCAGTTCCAGCGTGCCAATATTG CAAGCGCAGCTGAAGGCCGCGCCTTTACTCACtgcacagcagcaacagcagctttTGCATAAatctgcacaacaacaacaacaacagagtaCTGCCAGTAGTAACAATAGTAGTAATTCCACTACATTACACACCAATCCTGAGATAAATGCAATCTTCACAAACATCATGAATAGCGCCAATCAgttccaacaacaaaaacaacagcagcagcagcaacaacaacagcaacagcagttgCAGCAATCCT CAAACAACACTgtgagcagcagcagcaatgtaAAGAATAGCAGCAACGCTTCCATACGCAGTCTGTTGAATAGCGCACCTGCTGCCATGACAAGTACGCCTGTGGCAAGCGGCACTTTCACCACTTCCACTGGCCAACATCAGACTGTCACATTGGTGCAACACACAAGTTCGACGcctcaacaacagcaacatcaaagCATTGTTAGTGGTGATAGTTTTGTCCAGGTGACAACACAGCCAACCACTGTCTCAGCGGCAACTACAACCGTGCAACAACGTAAACCAACCAACAATGAAGTGTTGCAGAATCTCTTGCATACTAATCGCAAATTCAATATCGTCACCAGTGGTGGTAATATTGTAACTGCCAGTACTGGGGGTACTACCTTCCGCACTGCAGCCGGCAATTTGGTTGCTGTCAATCTGAATCAAGCAACACAACACCAAAATCAAACGGATGGGCAGCAATCGCAACAACAAACGACCGGCACACAAGCTCAGCAAACACATCAAACGGTACGCGTTTCAATGTCGGCACTCGCCTCACAGTTAGCCTCCCCGCCAGCCATTATGACAAATCCAAATTCGGCAAACTTTGGCTACACTGTGAACACCTTGGGTGGTAATGGTGGTACAGTGAATGCAGTTAACGCTGTGAGCGGTACAACCGGCAATAGTATCAAAATACTCAATAGTGGCGTCCAACAACAGCGTGTGGCATTGGCAAATGCATTGCGACGCGACTCGAGCAATACGGGTGCACCGCCAAACGCTATAGTTGTTGGTGTGGCAGCACCTTCGCCGGGCAGTGATTCGAATGCATCGAATGCTAGTGGTTTCGCCGTGCCACAGCCAACTAGTGCCACCAACTCGGTGGGCACCGCAACCAGTTTGACACTGCTCGGTGCGGCCACACCATCCCCATCTGGTTCGGATCATTCACAATCGTCGCAAACGCAAAATCAAGTATTGCTTGAGCGTTTGCACAACAATAGTGCCACTACAGCGACGGCGATACCGAATATGTcgccacagcagcagcaacaacagcaatcacacgcacacacccagTATCTAACGAAAACGCTGGTGCAATCGCCAGCTGCTGCCCCATCCATACACTCACCTATGTCTAGTCCACATCCACAGCCATCACCATCCCCacagcatcatcatcatcagcagcaacagcaacaacaacaacagcaatctaCTGCCTCCAATACTACCACCACATTGAACTTACAAGGTATTAATTTATTGCAAGGCGCCATAGCCAATTTCCCCGGCCTGCAGAACGTACAACTACAAATACCGGGCTTGGCGCAACCGCTCTCATTGCAATTGCAATCTGCTGTACAACAACAGCCACAACACACATCACAAACGAATGCTGCCACTGTATCGTGTGTAGTTAGCGGCGGCGGTGGCAatgctggtggtggtggtgtcaCTGCTTCCTCTAACAACAATGTTGCTGGTGGCGCCGGTAGCAGTAGTATGggtcaacaaacacatatacagcAACGCAGCTTATTGGTATCAGTTCCTGTCTCAACACAcagccaacagcaacaacaacagtcgaCACAACAGCAGCATACGATAACTCTGCAAGCGGCATCGGGGACGCAGCAAACACAAAATCATGTGCAACATGTTGTACCGCCCACGGGTACGATTGTTAATCTGCCAACTGGTGGCACTGCCACAACTGCTGGCACGCAAACTGTAGTGCTAACGAATACTGCGACAGGTGGCGCAGGTGCTGGTAGCAATGTGGGAAATGTAGTGGGTGGTGGaggcactacaacaacaatgctaacCTTGCCAATTG CATCGAATGCGAACACCattacaacaaccacaaatCTAACTGCCACTCCCATTGTGATGTCGACGCAAAAATTGCAGCTGAAAACTATCAAAacgccacagcaacaacaacaacaacagcagcaacagcaacaacaacatgcgcgCATATTAAATCAAGTGACTGCAACGGCTGCATCTCAAACGCAAACCACGCACCAGAATCAACagccacagcagcagcaaacgATTATAATAGGTCAGCATTTAGCCGCGGCGCCAACAACACagcaatcacaacaacaacatatacaaGTTGCAGGACGCACCGTAACCACAACCGGCAATGCCAGTCTAAATCAACAACTAATTTCGGCATTAGCCAAGGCTGCCaaacagcaacaccaacatcAGCAACAAGCAGCAAATCGGCGAAGATCGGCAACtgatgtaaataaataa